In Vibrio mangrovi, the DNA window TATGATGATTGCCTGACAGGTTGCCTCTGTTGCCGAGATATCCCCAGCCGACTCCCAGGGTAAAGTCGAGTGGGCCAAATTGTTTATTGGCTGCGACAAATTCGCCATCAAATAGCCCGGTGCCGCCAATATCCCGGAATCCGACTGAAATCTGCGGAAGCCAGAAATTTTCTTCAATCAGCCCAAGTTTTGCATCAACTGATTTGTCAGTATATTTTGTGTCGCCACTAAAACTTGCATCGTTACTGTAGAGTAAGTCATGAATTTGGGTATAACGAACGGTGGTCTCCAGCCAAGGGAATAGTTGTAGGGAGATTGAATAATTAATATAGTCATCATTATTTGTGATGTTAAATGCAAGTGCCCCATCTGGCATCATACGTCCGCTAGGCATTTGCATCAGTCCCACGCCTCCAAAGTCAGATTGGGAGTGAGTCAGTGACGGAGTGCTGAACTCATCAGCGTAGGATGTCATTGATGCCAGGCCAAAAATAACTGAGGCAATCGTCATGGATGTATATGTAGAGCGATTCAAATAACCGGATATTTTTTTGATCATGGCAATCTGTTTCTTAGTAGCTCGACAACAAGGTCGTTAGGATTCTGAAGGTGATCATCTGGATAAATAACGGGCAATTCTTCTACGGGAAGAGGGACATAAATGATAGCTCCCGGAGCAATTTCTGAAAATGTCTGGTTCCAATATCCGACACGATGTTTTTCTACTTTTCCATCAGGCTGGATTACAAAAATTTCAGGGATAGTGATATCAACTAACCCAGCTGCCTGAGCATAACTTCTTGCATCAAGACGAGAGCGCCATGGTCGTTTTCCTGGTGTTGTAACCCCACCTAAAACCAGAACATCTTTTGGACTTTTTTTCAGAGAAATAAGCCAGTGTCCTGAAAGTTGAGGATTGAGCCGATGACTTAAACGAGTTGCATCCGGATCGATCGTTTGAAAGATCCTTTTTGCATAATGTAAAGCGTTCAGAGAATCGTTGAGCTGGGACCAGTAATACCAGGAATCATGATATCGCTGGCTGGCAATATCCTGCTGTTTTGTGACGAAAGATAAGACTTGCTGCTTTAAACTATAAGGTACATTTATATCGTATAACCCTGACATCATCCAGTCGGTCGTTTTCCAGTCGGTTCCTGTCTTATCCAGTCCTTGTAAAACAGCTTCATCAAGACGAGGAAGATAGTCAAATTCTATATGTATTTGGGAAGATGATGCGAAGTGAATTTCTACATCCACTGGAGATGATGCATATGAAGCAGGAGTAAATGTTATGCTGACAATTGTTATAAAATAAGAAATGATTTTCCATAAAGTCATTCGTTATTTTCTCCGGCATAAGGTTTACCAACGGATAGCATTATTTTTTCTGAACCTGGAAAAATATGCTGCTCACTTGCTATGACAGCTCCGGTGTGAGGGTTAATCCAGTAGTCGTTTTTATATTGTTGTTTTAATTGGGGAATCTTTACCTCTTCAGTAATATGTAATAGTGATTTTTTCCCATTTGGTAAGTCTTTACTTTCTATATTCCCTATCGTAAATGTAGATACAGCCTGATAATTGGAATGATATCCAGGCAGCCAGCTTATTTTATATTCCCAAATATGTGGCGTCGAATTTTTTTGCAATCCTAACTTGAGTGGATCCATATTTTTTGACTCAAGTTGGATTATATTTCCATCTCTGAGATTGACTGTTTTAACAATTCTACCTGACAATGTTACCAACACTTCATGATTAGCTGATAACCATTTTAAAGCAACAGATTCATTTGGTGATTGTGTTGGTTCTGCCCATGTGAGAATCATCAAAGCTTGTGGGTTGTCTCCCATTTTTACATATAAACTTGCATACGGGAGTTTATCAACTTCTCTCGGAGAAATAAGGTTATCATCTGGTCCTAAGAATGCTGACTGAATCGTATCTGATAGATCTTGTGTACTTTGAGAGCACCCTGCAAGTAAAAGCAAATTAATAATCAACAAGTAGTAATAATGAGAAATACGAGGGAAATTTGTCATATAGGTATAATTGTTAAAATAAACAACAACCGCTGAAAACGGCTGTTGTTTTTATTAAAATAACAGTAAATGACAGCTCTTATTGAGATGAACTCACTGTCGTTGAGGTGTTGTTTGAAGCACTCACGGCGATAGCTGTTGCTGCTACAATAGCTGCTGTTGCTGCTGCGACGGTTGCTGTAACGCCACCTACGGCAGCTCCGGTTGCTGCAGTAACACTACCTGCGGTTACTCCGCCAGCACCTGCTCCGGCACCAGCACCAGCAGCGCCGGCACCACCTGCACCACTTGTACCGCCTCCAGAAACTACGCCAGCTGCTGGAGCGGCAGAAGCAATACCACTGAAAGCAAACATTGCTAACAAAGTAATTGCGGTTTTCTTCATACTTTATCTCCTAGGAAATAACGTTAACATCGATGCTGCTCACAAAAAATACAAGAGCTTATTAAACATAATACACTTTTGAAGATTATGTAAACAAAGCGGATGATTTTAGAATGCGTTGAGTATTTTGTTATTAATAAATTATTTTATATTTCTTAGTGTTACCTTGTGTTGTTGGACCTATATTAAGTTATTTCTGATGAGGTTGTGATTTTAATGATTTGATAGCGAAGCTATAGTTCTATTAGCATGAGAATGCTCATATGGCACAGTAGTTTTTATCATTGTCATGTAACGAAATAATTTTAATCATAAAATTTGCTAAATTTAATTTTCTCTACTAAAACAATGAAACAAAGGTAAAAAAGTTTAAATGTCAGATGGTTCAGTATGGTTAGTCGTTATTAGTAGTTAATTGTGAGCCGCCAGTTACGGTATACACATGTCGCAATAAGTTTTTCTCATGAATACAGTAAACAGAATAATTCTGATGTATCTACATGTCAGAGTAGACTTTTTCGACATCTATTTTTGACTACTGATGATTGTCCAGGCTGATTAATCATAAGCATTATTTTTAAGATTTTTAAACACCTTTGCGGACTGATACCGATGAGCGTTTATTCTCTCTATGATTAGGTATTTGTGTCGTACTCAAGGATGAGCTTTTAATAATGCTTTCTGGGAAGCCGACCCAAGGGCGGTAGCGTGCTTATCCTAATCCTCTTCACTTCATAAGACGAATGCCACTATCGGTTTGGCGTTGGATTTCATTACTGTCAGGGACATGATTCTGCGATTTTATTCATTCTGTATAGCACTTTTGCCTCTGCTTTTTTCTCCTGAAAATGAGGCAGCACCATGGATTTCAATGGATGATCCTTATCTGAGAGCGGACTTACAGATGTTGGCTGATGCCGGTCTTATTTCTGTTCCTATTCATTCTTATCCGATGCGCTGGTCTCGTATTGAGGCTGATTTACAACTGATGAGAATGATCCAATTACCTCCATCACTAAATCAGGCATATGAACATCTCAGTTATGCTTTGGAACGAGCCATGACTGGGCATGGGAGGAGACATGTCCACCTGTCTTACGCAGACCATTACCGAAATGATGAAAGTTTTGCGGCTCCGGCGACAACACATTGGCAAATAAAGTCGAGTTATGAATTTGTTGGGAGAGAGTACGCTCTGCGTGTTGCTGCAAACTATCAGCGTTCTCCCGATGAATCAGGCAAGGAAGACTCTGATTATGGGCTGGATAGCAGTTATCTGGCTGCTAGTTGGGGAAATTTAAGTGCGACTCTGGGGAGTCTGCAACATTGGTGGGGGCCGACCTGGATTTACAATTCGGTCTGGGGGCATACTCGCAGAACAGTTCCCGGCTTTAATTTAGCATACGACGCTTATGAGTGGCCCATCTTGGGGAGCTGGCATGCTGAAACTTTCTGGGGATTCAATGAAACTCAAAACAGTAATCATAAACAGTGGGCCAATCGATTTGAGTTTAGTCCGGTAAGCCGGCTGAATATAGGTTTCGTTCATCAGAAATGGTTTGAGAAACATGACTGGGATGGATATCTGACTGGTTCAATACAACCCCAAGATGGTGAACAGGAACAATATAGTACTGATATCCGGTTGAGTTTACCTGTACTCAATGTTGGAACAGACTTGACTCAAAGTATTTATGTCCAGGGGACCAGTTTAGTCAATGAGCACTCACTCGGTTCCTTAGTGCTGGGGTGGCAGAGCCAGTTTGATCTGGGAGAGCAATCTTTGCGCTGGGTTGCTGAAGTGAAGCAACTGACTAATGAAGCAAAACAGCAGTGGCGAAATATGCTGTCTGACCGGACTCAAATGGCAGGATTGCACTATTACCAGCCGATAAATGGTACTGATATCGGGGAAGCAAAATCACTGAAGTTACTTTGGATAACGCCGAATAGCTGGGAACTGACATTACAGGGGCAAAGCTATCACTATGCTTATCAAAAAACACAAGAAAAATTTACTACCTATGTGCGTTTGCCGTTGGCAAATAGCCGTCTGACTTTTGGCTCTGATTACACACCTGATACAACAAGCAGTCAAACAGATAAATGGAACTACTGGGCTACCTGGGATTTTCGTTTCTAACTGATTCATTATTAATTGATCGGATGTTGGATGAACTTGATGAGATATCTTCTATTCAAATTAGTCACAATTTTTTTAATCTCCCTTAGTTCTGCTTCCTGGGCGGCAAACTTTACTGCATCACAGATTGATCTGTTGAAGCAATTGCCTCCGGCACAGCAAAAAGCTCTGGCTTTACAGTATGGTATCGATTTATCTACATTGCGTGGTGAGTATTCTGACACTGAGCACTCGGTACCTGTGCAAACAATACAACCGAGATCAGTAAACAAGTCCGACGATTCTCAGACTGATTTACAGCAAGAGGATAATGCTTCCCCTGATGAGTCCGGGCCGTTGTCCGACTTCGGATATGAGTTGTTCGCCGGTCAGCCTTCCAGCAATACTCCTATTGATGATTTACCTGTCCCCAACAATTATTTGATTGCTTCCGGTGATGAAATTGATGTCCAGCTATTTGGTAGTCAGAACAACAATTACAGCCTTAATGTTTCCCGGGACGGCAGCATTCAGTTTCCGGAATTAGGTCCGATTCATGTTGCCGGACAGACTTTCAGTGAGTTGAAAGCCAATCTGACTGAACGGATTAAAAAACAGATTCTGGGTGTTGATGTAGCCATTTCACTTGGCTCATTACGGACCATGCAGGTTTATGTGACGGGAGATGTTTATCGTCCGGGAGCCTATAACATTCCAAGTCTGGCAACTGTCACACAGGCATTGATTGCTGCCGGGGGATTCAATAAAAGTGGTTCATTAAGAGATATTACGGTTCTCCGGGATAATAAAGTTGTTACACGGCTGGATTTGTACCGCTTGCTATTAGAAGGAAATAAGCAAAACGATATTCGCCTGCAGTCAGGTGATACTGTATTTGTTGGTCCCAAAGGTGCTTCTGTTCGTATTCAGGGGAAAGTCCGCCGTCCCGCGATTTATGAAATTGAGTCTGGAACAACAATTGGTCAGCTAATAAAACAGGCTGGTGGCAGTAAAGCGAGTGCCTACTTACTTAAAGTGAAGATCAAACGCTACCGGGATAATGGCATACATGTCCATACGCTGGATGTGACGAAAGCAAAAGATAAGCAGTTTGTACTTCAGGATGGTGATGAAGTCACGGTTAGTCCGGTGGGTGATGTCTTAAAGAACTCGGTGATTGTCCGGGGAGCTGTAATCCGGCAGGGAGCATATGCATACCACACAGGAATGAAGATTTCTGATTTATTCGTTTCATCTGATGACCTGATGCCTAATGCTGATCTGGATTATGCACTGGTCGTGCGCGAACTAAGTCATAAACACAATGTAAAAGTTTTACAGTTTAGTATCAATAAAGCAATAAATGCTGTGGGAGCTCCGGACAATTTGGAGTTGTCATCGGGGGATCAGGTTTTGGTCTTTGCAACGGATCTGTCACTAGATAACTGGCAGGCTGAGCCGGTAAAACGTGATTTGTCATTGCCTGATAGGTCATCTACCCGTTCTTCAGCGGATAGTTTGGATAGCCCTGATGGTTCCGTAAACAAGGAAAAGAACCATAAGAAGGATACCACTCGTGATGCTTTAACCGGAGTGACCCTGGTCTCTGAAAAAGAATCGATGTTGGCTGTTAAAGATAGTGAAGTTGATAATCAGGAGCAACAACAACATGAACCGGCATCCAGAGTTCGGTTATTAGAACCTTTAATTGCCCGCTTGAAATTGCAGGCAGTCAATGGGGAAAAAGTCAAAATATATGAAATTAGTGGTGCTGTCCGTTACCCGGGAGTTTATCCGCTTGTTGAAGGCGGAAGGTTAAGAGATGCAATTGCCGCCGCGGGAGGGCTGTTGGAATCGGCAGCGAAAGATCAGGCTGAATTGTCGCGGGTCATTCTTATGCCTGGAAGTGTTTCGCTGAATCACCAGAAATTTGATTTGCTGAAATCACTGACCAACCCGGATGATAACTTTCTGCTGGAATCAAAAGACCGGATTGATATTCAACGTAAAACGAACTGGAAAACGGATAATGTTGTTGAAATTCAGGGTGAGGTAAGACACCCGGGTAATTATACCATTAATCAGGGAGAGACAATTGTTGATTTGGTGAAGCGTGCCGGAGGGCTTTCCCGGTTTGCCTACCCGCAAGGGGCAGTATTCAGCCGGGAGATTCTGCGTATTCAGGAACAACAACGGATGAAGATGGTGACGAATAATCTCCGGCAAGAGATCGCTTCGCTGACTCTTCGGCGACAAAGTAGCGCAGCAACTTATACATCATCTCCGACTGAAGCCTTAAAGGTTGTCGATGATTTATCTAACATTCCAGCCGTCGGGCGGTTAGTGATCGACTTACCTAAAATTTTAGAAGGCCGCTCCCATGTAAAAATCATGCTTGAAGGTGGCGATAAACTCTACATTCCTCCCAAACGAAATACGATTTCAGTATTAGGACAGGTGCAGATATCCAGTAATTTCACTTTTGATCCAAGTTTATCGGTAGATAAATACATCGATTTGGCCGGCGGAGAGAAAAAACAGGCAGATACAAACCGCGTTTATGTCATTCGGGCAAATGGTGCTGTTATGTTACCGAATCAGTCTCACTGGTTTGTTCGTTCGGAAAAACCGTTGGAACCGGGAGATACCATTGTTGTTCCGATTGATACTGATTATCTGGATGGTTTGAGTACATTTAGTACGGCAACACAAATGATGTATCAGATTGGCGTGGCGTGGAATGCGGTTAAATGATCGGGTGTTTTCTGGCAATCAATACTGGTTGTGAATTGACGATGACGAGACTGTTTTTGAAATCAGAAGGGCTGTGACCATTTATGACTGAATATGAAAGCCGACAAGTTACCGATATTCCGGTATTACCACAGACAAAGACGGAAGAAGAGATTGATCTCAGCGTTTTGTTTACTGTGTTGTGGCGCGCAAAATGGTTCATTATCGCCTGCACACTATTTTTTGCGATAGCTGGGGGAATTTATGCTTTTATGAAGCCAGATATCTATCGGGCGGATGTTCTTCTTACACCAACAACAACTGATTCGGGATCTCAACTGGAGTCTGTTGCCAGCAGACTGGGCGGATTAGCATCACTGGCGGGAATTGGGGTCGGTAGTGGTTCTTCAGGAGTACAGAAGGCGTTGTATGCCTTGCAGGTGCTTCAATCCCGGAAGTTTATTGGAAACTTTATTCAGAAACATGACCTGTTAGTTCCGTTAATGGCAGCCAAAGGATGGGATAAAGAGAATGGTGAATTAATTTATAACTCCGATATGTATGATGTGAAACACCATCAATGGGCAAGTAAAGAAGGAAGAGTATTCAAACCGAAATTACTTGTTGCTACCCACTATTTTAAGCGAGAAATACTGCAGATTGATATTGATACCGAGGCAAAAATGGTTACGGTCAGTATTGATTTCTATTCCCCATATATTGCCCAACAGTGGGTGAACTGGTTGGTCGAAGATTTGAATCATGAGATCCGCTTTCAGGATATGACCGATGCTCAGAACAGTATCGATTATTTAAATCAACAAGTACTTCGGACCAGTTTGGCAGATACTCGTTCAATGCTCTATCAATTGATCGAACAGCAGACGAAGAAATTAATGTTGACCAAAGTACATCAAGAATATGTCCTTAAAACGGTAGACCCGGCTGTTGTTGCTGCGGGGCCAGCAAAACCAAGACGATTACTGTACATCGCCGTTGCATGTGTATTGGGTGGATTTATTGCTGTATTGATGGTCTTTATCAGGCAGTTTATTCGAAATAATCGGAAAAATTAAAAAAATATCATCAGCATGACGTTTTGTTCGGTAATTCTCATATCAATAAATTTATTACGTCAGCAATTTAATAATTATTGGAGTAATTTATGAAAGCTGTGATTTTAGCTGGTGGGTTAGGTACTCGGCTCAGTGAAGAAACAGTAATCAAGCCAAAGCCAATGGTTGAAATCGGAGGAAAACCTATTCTTTGGCATATTATGAAAATATATTCTCACTATGGGGTGAATGAATTCATTATCTGCTGTGGTTATAAGGGATATGTGATTAAAGAATATTTCGCGAATTATTTTATGCATATGTCGGATATCACTTTCGATATGGCAAAGAATGAAATGCATGTCCACCATAAACGGGCAGAACCCTGGAAAGTTACATTAGTTGATACCGGGGAAAACTCAATGACTGGAGGTCGGCTGAGACGTGTTCGGGAATATATTCAGAATGAGCCTGAGTTTTTCTTTACTTATGGTGATGGCGTTGCAGATATAAATATAGCAAAGACATTAGATTTTCATCGTTCCCATGGAAAACTCGCTACGCTCACAGCTACCTATCCACCTGGTCGTTTCGGGGTTCTCACTATTGAACGAAATGCTGTTCGTTCTTTTCAGGAAAAACCCAAGGGAGATGGAGCGATGATCAATGGTGGATTCTTTGTCCTCTCCCCAAAAGTGATCGACCTGATTGAGAATGATCAGACGACATGGGAGCAAAGTCCACTGAATCAGTTGGCTGCTGATGGGGAACTGATGGCTTACAGTCACGACGGTTTCTGGCAACCCATGGATACCCTGCGGGATAAAGCTAAACTTGAAGAATTATGGGAGACTCACAAGGCTCCATGGAAGTTGTGGGAGTAAATCGCATGACTGATCCATCCTTCTGGCAAGGGAAGAGAGTATTCATTACAGGTCATACTGGCTTTAAAGGTAGTTGGCTGACATCGTGGCTGGTTTTAATGGAAGCGAGAGTAAAAGGGTTCTCTCTGGGAGTTCCAACCACACCAAGCCTGTTTCACATCGCAAAGCTTGATGAAGTGTGTTCAGAACATCAGATTGGTGATATCCGTAATTACCAGCAACTCTGTCAGGCTATAAAAACGTTTCGTCCTGATATTGTGATTCATATGGCGGCTCAGCCATTGGTTCGATATTCCTATGATAACCCTATTGAAACTTACCAGAGCAATGTTATGGGAACTGTTCATCTGTTGGATGCTATCCGCCAGGTTGACTCTGTCCGTGCGGTTGTATGTGTAACAAGTGATAAGTGTTATGAAAACCGTGAATGGGTTTGGGGATACCGTGAAGTTGAACCCATGGGAGGATATGACCCTTATTCGAATAGTAAAGGTTGTTCGGAGTTGGTTATCAGTGCTTATCGCAATTCTTATTTTAATCCTGATGATTATGCCAGACATGGTGTTGCGATTGCATCTGCCAGAGCCGGTAATGTTATTGGTGGTGGAGACTGGGCATCAGATCGGTTAATTCCTGATGTACTGCGGGCGTTTGAACAAAAGCGGGAAGTTGAAGTTCGTAGTCCGAACGCTATTCGTCCCTGGCAACATGTACTTGAACCTTTATCCGGATATCTGAAACTGGCCGAACAATTATATGAACACGGTGCTGATTTCAATGGTGGATGGAACTTTGGTCCGGATAGTACAGATGCCCGAACTGTCCGATATATTGTCGATAGGCTGGCGCAGTTATGGGGAGATGGTGTGTCATGGAGAATGAAGGAAGGCGTTCATCCTCATGAAGCACATTATCTGAAATTGGATTGTTCCAAAGCCACTCAGTTACTTGATTGGCATCCTTGTTGGAGCCTATCTAAAAGTCTGAAAAGAATCGTGGACTGGCATCATGCATGGCTGGCCGGTGAGAATATGCAACACTATAGTCTGAATGAAATCAGAAGTTATATCGAGAGCAGGGATGACGCATGACCGAGCAAAAACTACGAACTCAAATCGCAGACTTAGTGAGTCAATATGCTAAGCAAAAATATCAGGATAAGGCCTTTAACCCAGGTTTAGATGTCATTCCTCCTTCAGGTAAAGTTCTCGGTGAAGAAGAACTTCAGTATATGGTTGAAGCTTCTTTGGATGGCTGGTTAACGACTGGGCGGTTTAATCAGGCATTTGAGAAAAAATTAGGGGAATTCTTTGGCGGAGGTCATGTATTAACAACGACATCAGGTTCCTCTGCTAATTTATTGGCGATGACTGCACTCACATCGCCGAAACTGAAAGATCGCGCACTTAAGCCCGGTGATGAAGTGATTACTGCAGCTGCTGGATTTCCGACAACTGTGAACCCTATTATTCAGAACGGGTTAGTTCCGGTTTTTGTTGATGTTGATATACCAACTTATAATGTCGATGCCCGGTTGGTTGAAGCTGCTGTAAATGAAAAAACTAAAGCAATCATGATTGCCCACACATTGGGAAACCCTTTCAATTTAGCTGAGATTAAGATGATTGCCGATAAATATAAGCTCTGGCTTATTGAAGATTGCTGTGATGCCTTAGGAACATTGTATGATGGCAAACTCGCCGGTACTTTTGGTGATATTGCGACAGTGAGTTTTTATCCGGCTCATCATATAACAATGGGAGAAGGTGGTGCTATTTTCACTCAATCCGGTAAATTAAGACGAATTATTGAATCATTCCGAGATTGGGGACGGGACTGTTACTGTGATCCCGGATGTGATAACACCTGTGGGCAGCGCTTTTGCCAACAGCAGGGCTCTTTACCATATGGTTAT includes these proteins:
- a CDS encoding capsule biosynthesis GfcC family protein, giving the protein MTLWKIISYFITIVSITFTPASYASSPVDVEIHFASSSQIHIEFDYLPRLDEAVLQGLDKTGTDWKTTDWMMSGLYDINVPYSLKQQVLSFVTKQQDIASQRYHDSWYYWSQLNDSLNALHYAKRIFQTIDPDATRLSHRLNPQLSGHWLISLKKSPKDVLVLGGVTTPGKRPWRSRLDARSYAQAAGLVDITIPEIFVIQPDGKVEKHRVGYWNQTFSEIAPGAIIYVPLPVEELPVIYPDDHLQNPNDLVVELLRNRLP
- a CDS encoding YjbF family lipoprotein, with translation MTNFPRISHYYYLLIINLLLLAGCSQSTQDLSDTIQSAFLGPDDNLISPREVDKLPYASLYVKMGDNPQALMILTWAEPTQSPNESVALKWLSANHEVLVTLSGRIVKTVNLRDGNIIQLESKNMDPLKLGLQKNSTPHIWEYKISWLPGYHSNYQAVSTFTIGNIESKDLPNGKKSLLHITEEVKIPQLKQQYKNDYWINPHTGAVIASEQHIFPGSEKIMLSVGKPYAGENNE
- a CDS encoding capsule assembly Wzi family protein translates to MDDPYLRADLQMLADAGLISVPIHSYPMRWSRIEADLQLMRMIQLPPSLNQAYEHLSYALERAMTGHGRRHVHLSYADHYRNDESFAAPATTHWQIKSSYEFVGREYALRVAANYQRSPDESGKEDSDYGLDSSYLAASWGNLSATLGSLQHWWGPTWIYNSVWGHTRRTVPGFNLAYDAYEWPILGSWHAETFWGFNETQNSNHKQWANRFEFSPVSRLNIGFVHQKWFEKHDWDGYLTGSIQPQDGEQEQYSTDIRLSLPVLNVGTDLTQSIYVQGTSLVNEHSLGSLVLGWQSQFDLGEQSLRWVAEVKQLTNEAKQQWRNMLSDRTQMAGLHYYQPINGTDIGEAKSLKLLWITPNSWELTLQGQSYHYAYQKTQEKFTTYVRLPLANSRLTFGSDYTPDTTSSQTDKWNYWATWDFRF
- a CDS encoding SLBB domain-containing protein — translated: MRYLLFKLVTIFLISLSSASWAANFTASQIDLLKQLPPAQQKALALQYGIDLSTLRGEYSDTEHSVPVQTIQPRSVNKSDDSQTDLQQEDNASPDESGPLSDFGYELFAGQPSSNTPIDDLPVPNNYLIASGDEIDVQLFGSQNNNYSLNVSRDGSIQFPELGPIHVAGQTFSELKANLTERIKKQILGVDVAISLGSLRTMQVYVTGDVYRPGAYNIPSLATVTQALIAAGGFNKSGSLRDITVLRDNKVVTRLDLYRLLLEGNKQNDIRLQSGDTVFVGPKGASVRIQGKVRRPAIYEIESGTTIGQLIKQAGGSKASAYLLKVKIKRYRDNGIHVHTLDVTKAKDKQFVLQDGDEVTVSPVGDVLKNSVIVRGAVIRQGAYAYHTGMKISDLFVSSDDLMPNADLDYALVVRELSHKHNVKVLQFSINKAINAVGAPDNLELSSGDQVLVFATDLSLDNWQAEPVKRDLSLPDRSSTRSSADSLDSPDGSVNKEKNHKKDTTRDALTGVTLVSEKESMLAVKDSEVDNQEQQQHEPASRVRLLEPLIARLKLQAVNGEKVKIYEISGAVRYPGVYPLVEGGRLRDAIAAAGGLLESAAKDQAELSRVILMPGSVSLNHQKFDLLKSLTNPDDNFLLESKDRIDIQRKTNWKTDNVVEIQGEVRHPGNYTINQGETIVDLVKRAGGLSRFAYPQGAVFSREILRIQEQQRMKMVTNNLRQEIASLTLRRQSSAATYTSSPTEALKVVDDLSNIPAVGRLVIDLPKILEGRSHVKIMLEGGDKLYIPPKRNTISVLGQVQISSNFTFDPSLSVDKYIDLAGGEKKQADTNRVYVIRANGAVMLPNQSHWFVRSEKPLEPGDTIVVPIDTDYLDGLSTFSTATQMMYQIGVAWNAVK
- a CDS encoding Wzz/FepE/Etk N-terminal domain-containing protein: MTEYESRQVTDIPVLPQTKTEEEIDLSVLFTVLWRAKWFIIACTLFFAIAGGIYAFMKPDIYRADVLLTPTTTDSGSQLESVASRLGGLASLAGIGVGSGSSGVQKALYALQVLQSRKFIGNFIQKHDLLVPLMAAKGWDKENGELIYNSDMYDVKHHQWASKEGRVFKPKLLVATHYFKREILQIDIDTEAKMVTVSIDFYSPYIAQQWVNWLVEDLNHEIRFQDMTDAQNSIDYLNQQVLRTSLADTRSMLYQLIEQQTKKLMLTKVHQEYVLKTVDPAVVAAGPAKPRRLLYIAVACVLGGFIAVLMVFIRQFIRNNRKN
- the rfbF gene encoding glucose-1-phosphate cytidylyltransferase; the encoded protein is MKAVILAGGLGTRLSEETVIKPKPMVEIGGKPILWHIMKIYSHYGVNEFIICCGYKGYVIKEYFANYFMHMSDITFDMAKNEMHVHHKRAEPWKVTLVDTGENSMTGGRLRRVREYIQNEPEFFFTYGDGVADINIAKTLDFHRSHGKLATLTATYPPGRFGVLTIERNAVRSFQEKPKGDGAMINGGFFVLSPKVIDLIENDQTTWEQSPLNQLAADGELMAYSHDGFWQPMDTLRDKAKLEELWETHKAPWKLWE
- the rfbG gene encoding CDP-glucose 4,6-dehydratase; amino-acid sequence: MTDPSFWQGKRVFITGHTGFKGSWLTSWLVLMEARVKGFSLGVPTTPSLFHIAKLDEVCSEHQIGDIRNYQQLCQAIKTFRPDIVIHMAAQPLVRYSYDNPIETYQSNVMGTVHLLDAIRQVDSVRAVVCVTSDKCYENREWVWGYREVEPMGGYDPYSNSKGCSELVISAYRNSYFNPDDYARHGVAIASARAGNVIGGGDWASDRLIPDVLRAFEQKREVEVRSPNAIRPWQHVLEPLSGYLKLAEQLYEHGADFNGGWNFGPDSTDARTVRYIVDRLAQLWGDGVSWRMKEGVHPHEAHYLKLDCSKATQLLDWHPCWSLSKSLKRIVDWHHAWLAGENMQHYSLNEIRSYIESRDDA
- the rfbH gene encoding lipopolysaccharide biosynthesis protein RfbH yields the protein MTEQKLRTQIADLVSQYAKQKYQDKAFNPGLDVIPPSGKVLGEEELQYMVEASLDGWLTTGRFNQAFEKKLGEFFGGGHVLTTTSGSSANLLAMTALTSPKLKDRALKPGDEVITAAAGFPTTVNPIIQNGLVPVFVDVDIPTYNVDARLVEAAVNEKTKAIMIAHTLGNPFNLAEIKMIADKYKLWLIEDCCDALGTLYDGKLAGTFGDIATVSFYPAHHITMGEGGAIFTQSGKLRRIIESFRDWGRDCYCDPGCDNTCGQRFCQQQGSLPYGYDHKYTYSHLGYNLKITDMQAACGLAQLDKLPEFIQQRKNNFIYLKNGLQSCTEFIELPEATDNSEPSWFGFPITLKENYGVGRVELIQFLNEAKIGTRLLFAGNLTRQPYFSNIHHRVVGSLTNTDRIMNQTFWIGIYPGLNSSHLDYIIEKFKDFFGLNF